The DNA sequence ACTCGGTTTAATCGGTGTGCTGCTCAACATCTACGCGATTGACCATATGCTTTTAAGCGACGCAGATACATTGATGAAGTTGAATCCGTTTTGGACGATTCTGCTCAGTTTGATTTTCTTGCATGAGAAAGTCCGCAAATATCAAATTACCGCAATGCTGGTTGCGATTGTCGGCATGTTGTTTGTCGTACAGCCGCAATTCTCATCTGAAATGATTCCAGCTGTTGCCGGATTATTCTCAGGTATCTTTGCTGCTTCAGCTTATACGTGTGTACGCGCATTAAGCACAAGAGAAGCACCGTATACTATTGTCTTTTACTTTTCATTCTTCTCAATTGTAGCTTTAATTCCATTTGTCCTATTTACTTATCAACCCATGTCAGGCCTTCAAATTATCTACTTGGTCGGCGCAGGTTTATCAGCAGCTGTCGGACAAATCGGTATCACCCTAGCCTATAGTTTCGCACCAGCAAAAGACATTTCAATCTTTACGTATGCTTCTATCATCTTCACAGCATTGATGGGCATCGTGATTTTCGGAGAATCGCCGGACTTATATGCTACACTAGGCTATGTAATCATTATCAGTGCAAGCTACTATATGTTTGAAAAAGCACGCAGACAAAGTAAAAACCATCCAAAACCGCAACATAAAGGAGGAAAATAACCGTGTCACAACAAGGACGCAAAAAAGAAGATTTGCAAGACATTACATTGCTCGGCAATCAAAATAACCAATATGATTTCGACTACCGACCTGATGTCTTAGAAACATTCGATAACAAGCATCAAGGCCGCGACTATTTCGTTAAATTCAATTGTCCTGAATTCACTTCGCTTTGCCCTATTACGGGACAACCGGATTTTGCGACAATTTATATTTCATATATTCCAAATATCAAAATGGTAGAGTCTAAGTCACTCAAGCTTTATTTATTCAGCTTCAGAAATCATGGTGACTTCCATGAAGATTGTATGAATATCATTATGAATGACTTGATTGATTTGATGGATCCGCATTATATCGAAGTTTGGGGCAAATTTACGCCGCGCGGCGGTATTTCTATTGATCCTTATACGAATTACGGCCGTCCTGATACTAAATATGAGGAAATGGCAGAGTATCGTATGATGAATCATGACTTGTACCCTGAGAAAATTGATAACAGATAATTTCATACGTGATTTAATAGCAGCAACCTGATTAATTTCAGGTTGTTTTTTATTTTTATGGAAGCGGATTCGTTCTTTTTTGTTCAAATAATTTAGTAATTTTACGATTTATTTTTCAGAATTTTCTTGTATCTGCACATTGAATAGATTAAACTTATTTTTAAGTCACACCGAGGGGGAAGATTATGAATAAGAAACAATACACACGCGAAGAAGTCATAGAAAGTACACCACGAACAGGTTTCTTTGGGCATCCTAAAGGACTAAGCACTTTGTTCTTTACTGAGTTTTGGGAGAGATTCAGTTACTATGGTATGAAAGCCATTTTAGTGTACTATCTGTACTACTCTGTAGCTAAAGGCGGATTCGGATTAGATGAATCTGTAGCCATGCAGATTGTGGCATTATATGGGACATTAATCTATATGTCTGGGGTTATCGGAGGCTGGATTGCTGACCGTATTACCGGAACACAGCACGCAGTATTCTTCGGCGGAATACTCATTATGTTCGGTCATATTATTTTAAGTTTGCCGGGCAGTTTAACCGCCGTTATGATTGCGTTGCTGCTGCTGATTATCGGGACAGGTTTATTAAAACCGAATATTTCTACAACTGTCGGAGAGCTTTATAACAAAAACGACAACCGTGTCGACGCTGCATTTACCATTTTCTACATGGGTATCAACTTAGGTGCATTGATTTCACCATTATTAACAGGTTTCTTGCAAACACGTGTTGGTTTCCACGCAGGATTTGCAACAGCGGCTATCGGGATGTTCTTCGGTTTAGTCGTTTATTGGACAAAACGCAAAAAGTATTTAAACTTAGCAGGATTATCTGTACATAATCCGCTGACAAAAGCAGATACGAAGAAATTCTCTATTATTGCAGGTGCAATCATCGCTGCATTTGCGATTTACTTGATCATCTTAAAATCATTTAACGCATTATCAATCGAAAACTTCAGTTTACTCGTTACATTCATCGGGATTGCATTACCGATTTACATCGTTGTTTACATGCTTGTAAGCAAGAAAGTAACACCAGAAGAAAAGTCGCGTGTCGGCAGTTATGTACCTTTGTACATTACTTCTGTAGCATTCTGGATGATTCAAGAACAAGGTTCAACAATCTTAGCCAACTTTGCGGATAAGAAGACTGAACTGAGTTTAGCTAAATTAACAGGCGGCGCATTGAATTTTGATATTCCGGCAGCCTGGTTCCAATCATTAAACCCGATCTTTATCGTTGCACTTGCACCTTTATTTGCGACATTATGGGTGAAATTAGGCAAACATAATCCGCCTACAGTAATTAAGTTTGCTTTAGGTGCAATTATCGGCGGTATCTCATATTTAATCATGGTCGTACCATTAGCCGGCGGTTTAGGCCAAGGTGAATTGATTCACCCGATCTGGTTAGTACTCAGCTTCTTGCTTATCACAATCGGAGAGTTGTGCATTTCACCAGTCGGCTTAGCAACAACAACAAAACTTGCACCTTATGCTTTCACAGCACAAATGATGAGTTTATGGATGCTGAGCAACGCAACAGCGCAAGGTTTAAACGCACAGCTTGTTGTCGTATATGCGAAGATGGACTCAGGTCAATACTTCTTGTATTCAGGATTATTAACTTTAGTTATCGGCGTATTGCTTATCGCAATTTCTCCATTTATACGTCGTGCAATGAAAGGGATTCACTAATCCTATTATCAAGTCTGAAATCTTATTTAGGTTTCAGGCTTTTTTCTTTGTGTCGTTCACTTTTTAGACATATTGGGAAGCGGTTATCCTTATGTTCTCTGAATTGTTCTGCGCCCTCGTATTATGCGTGTGATTAAATTACGCTTGATGAACACAGCTTTAAATCATATATTTATCTGAATTTTGATAATATTTTTATTTTTAGAAAATTATTGAAACTCCCTATTGTAAATAGTAAAATCTAATATAATCAACCCGTTATAGGAAAGAAAGGTCGGGGTTAGTTTGCAGAATAATTTGCATAATCAACATGTTCAAGAAATTCCACAGAAAGGTTTCTTCGGACATCCAAAAGGATTAGGAGTCCTATTCTTCGTAGAGTTTTGGGAGAGATTCAGTTATTACGGAATGCGTGCACTCTTAATCTTCTATATGTTCTTCGCCGTAAGCGATGGCGGATTAGGTATGGACAAAACAACAGCACAATCTGTCATGTCAGTGTATGGTTCACTGATCTTCATGACAAGTGTACTTGGCGGATGGGTCGCTGACAGAATTACAGGGACACGCGGCGCAACGATGTACGGTGCCATATTAATTATTATCGGTCACGTCTTTTTAAGTCTGCCGTTGGCTCAAACAGGATTATTCATTTCAATGTTCTTTATCATTGTGGGTTCAGGACTTATGAAACCGAATATCTCTAACATCGTAGGTCGTTTATATCCTGAAAATGATAAACGTATCGATTCAGGGTTTGTTATTTTCTACATGTCAGTAAATATGGGTGCCCTTGCTGCACCGCTTGTATTGAATGCTTTCTCTAAAGGACATATGTTCCATCAAGGCTTCTTAATCGCCGCAATCGGTATGTCATTTGCGCTTGCGATTTATTTACTCTTCAACAAACGCAATTTAGGAGATGTTGGTTCTAAACCAACCAATCCATTGAACAGCAGCGAAAAGAAAAAATATGCGAAAATCGCAGGTATTGCTGTGTTAGTGATTGCACTTGTATTAGTCATTACCGGCTTAACAGGTACATTATCATTCAACTTAGTCAGCACAACTGTATTGGTTTTAGGTATCGCATTGCCGATTGCTTACTTTACAATCATGATTAGAAGCAAGGAAGTTACAGATGATGAACGCTCACGCGTGATTTCATTCATACCGCTCTTCATTATCGGTGTTATCTTCTGGTCTATCCAAGAACAAGGTTCAAACGTCTTGAACTTATACGCTTTAAGCGGTACTGATATGAAATTGAACTTATTCGGTTGGAAAACAGATTTCGGTAAAACATATTTCCAATCTATTAACCCGCTCTTCATCGTATTGTTAGCACCTGTGCTTTCATATGTTTGGAAGAAATTGGGTGATCGTCAACCAAGCTTGGCGACTAAATTCGTTTGGGGTGCATGGTTAGCAGGTGTTTCTTACATACTGGTAGCAGTCGTTATGATGACTTCAGGCGGCAACAGTGTATCCGTGAACTGGGTTATTTTATCTTACATCCTTTGCGTTATCGGTGAATTATGTTTATCACCTACCGGCAACAGTGCCGCAGTTAAATTGGCACCTAAAGCCTTCAACTCGCAAATGATGAGTTTATGGTTATTAGCAAATGCGACAGCACAAGCCATCAACGGAACGCTCGTTAAATTAATCGAGCCGTTAGGCTATCAAAATTATTTCTTATTCCTAGGAAGTTTAGCAGTAATTATCGGGTTGGTTACATTAGCATTTGTGCCTAAGATTGTTAAAGGTATGCGCGGTATACGCTAAAATAACGCTTTATTACCCAAAATAGAGGGACAAGAACTCAACAAGTTCTTGCCCCTCTTTTCTTATTTGAATCATATTTTTATTGGTTTCAAATCTCAGCCTTACACTTATTTATTTCCCAAGAAATATGCTTCGACTTCTTTCCAGTTATTCACACGATCGAAGTCTTCGTTATGAATATTGTGCTGAGCTGTATACATCACTGGTTTTCCTGTAAAACGTGCCAGTTGTCTTGGGTTATCATCAATTAAATAATCTGCTTTAACAATATTCTTTCTGCCGCAAAAGACGAATTGCTGCGGATCTAAAAATGGAAAATGTACTCTTAACCATTCATATTTATCATGGAACGAAGTCGGTACATCCATTGCTGCTGTCGCAATGTACATATCATAATGCTCTGCTAGTTTCTTAACCACTTCTTGTGAATCTTTAATCACTTCTAAGTTTTTGAAGAAGCCCGGTTGTTTCAAAACTTCATCAAGCACACCTTCGTGTTCCGGCATAAAGTGGCGTAATTTATTTCCATCTAATAATGCCTCTTTGATTCCTAAATCTGTACGTTTATTCACTTCCTCAATCAAAGCTTTGATTGTATCCGCTAATACTTCATCCATATCAATCGCTATTGATTCTCTCTTCATACTTATAGCAACTTCCTTTCCTTATCTTCTCTTCGAGTATAGCATATTTATTTTATTTAGTTGTGAAGCAAGGTTGCCGATTATGTAAATACAAAACAAGCAGAGACTGTTTATCGCTCTGCTTGTCCATATTCAGCTTATTTTTCAAAATCAAAATTTTTCAAGACTTCGATCATGGCATCATTTTGTTCTGGGAAGCCGATAGTTACACGTACGCCGTTCGGGAATGGGCGTGTAATACAGCCTACGCTCAAGAATGCTTCATATAAATCTTTAGGTCGGTTGGTATTAATGAATACAAAGTTGGTTTGACTCTCAAAGAAATACTTGCTTTCTGGAATTTCATAGAATTTCTTACGTTCAGCCGCATTTTTTTGCTGGATTTCTTTTAAGTACGCTTGGTCTTCAAAAGCCGCAACTGCCGCATACTCTGATAAACGACCTACGTTAAACGGTGGACGGATAATATTATACGTTTTAATCGCTTCTTCTGTTGCGATGATATAACCGATTCTAAGTCCAGCTAAGCCGTAAGCTTTAGAGAACGTACGCATTAAGAATGCATTCGGGAAGCGTTCTTGCAATTTCAATGTATCCGGGAAGTCTTTTGCTGTCACAAATTCAAAGTATGCTTCATCGACTAAAACAGGTACGTTGCTTGGTACTTGTTCAAGAAATGCTTCTAATTCCGCATGTGTCACGTAATTGCCTGTCGGGTTATTCGGGTTGCAAATCCATACTAACGCTGTATCTTCATCTACTTCTGCTAAAATACCATCTAAATCAAATTGTCCATTGTCTTTAAGCGGTACTTGCACAACTTCTGCCGCTTCTACAATCGCATTATGATAGTATTGTCCGAATGTGCCTTGGCTTGTAACAATTTTATCTCCAGGTGTTAACACAGCACGTGAAATCATGAGGATGACTTCATCTAAGCCGGCACCGAATAAAATACGATTTTCATTGATACCTAAAGCTTTGGCGATATCTTTACGTAATGTCGGTGCACCTGTTTCCGGGTAATACAACACTTCATCGACATGTGATCGAATTGCTTCTTTTGCTTTTGGAGAAGGTCCGTATAAGTTTTCATTAGATGCAAGTTTATGTAATTCGATATCTAACCCGAATTCTTCTTTTAAAGCTCTTGGCGAGAGACCTGGCTGATATGCTGAGAGTTGATTGATTTGTTCTTTCATAAATATCTGTCCCCTTTTAACTGGTTTGTTTAAAAATTTGAAATTTACTGATAATTATATACCTTATAGAGACAACTTGGCAATAGTTGTTCGTACGTTCATGAAATTGTAAGGTTTAAAATAGAAAAAGTCCGAGCACAAAGGCTCAGACTTAAACTATAACTATTATTTTTCAATCAAATGTTCTTTTTCTAAATATTCTTTTGCGACTTGATACGGATCTTCGTTTTTCACTGTTACTTTATAGTTCATTTCCTGCATTTCTTCATCTGAAATTTTGCCTGCTAATTTATTCAGCGGCTTTTTAATTTCAGGATGATCTTTGAGGTAGGATTCTTTAAAGATTGGTGCGCCTTGATAAGGCGGGAAGACATGTTTATCATCTTCTAATACCACCATATCGTATTGTCTTAATTCCGCATCTGTTGAATAAGCATCTATTAAGTTGATATCGCCTTTTTTAACTGCTTGATAGCGTAATTTAGGTTCCATTGTACGGATATTATCAAACTTCAGACCATATGCCTTAGAGACCGCTTTAAAGCCGTCAGGACGGTCATTAAATTCTAATGTAAAGCCTGGTTTGATTTGATTTTGTACTTTTTCTAAATCACCTATCGTTTTCAGACCATGCTTTTTCGCAAAGTCGCGTTTGACTGCCAATGCATACGTATTATTGTATTTCATCGGTTTCAACATCGTGATGCCGTCTTTTTTCTCTAAGCTTTGTTTCGCTTGCTGGTAAACTTTGGCTTCTTCTTTAGATTTCAACGGTTCTTTCGTTAATTCGCCTAACACTGTACCTGTGAATTCTAAATAACCGTCAATATCATCTGATTTCAGTGCGTTGTATAAGAATGATGTTTTACCCATACCGTCTTTGACTTCAACCGTATTATCTGTTTCATCTTCAATTAAAATCTTATACATATTCGTGATGATAGAAGGTTCTGACCCTAGTTTGCCGGCAATTGTTACCTTGTCGCCTTTCGCGCCTAACATCGGCACTACTAATACTAAGACGATAACAATTAAAATGGCACCTAAAGTAATTAACAATTTCTTATATGACAGCTTCTGCATATAACGCAATGCTAAATCAAAGATAATCGCTAAAATAGCAGCTGGAATTGCGCCTAATAAAATCAGAGAGCTGTTATTGCGGTCGATACCTAATAAGATTAAATCACCTAAACCGCCTGCCCCGATTAACGCAGCAAGTGTTGCAGTACCGATAATTAATACCATTGCAGTACGTATACCTGCCATAATAATCGGCATAGCAATCGGCAGCTCTACTTTTGTTAAGCGGCGTCCAGGTTTCATCCCAATCCCTTTTGCGGCTTCTACTAATGAGGGATCTACTTCCTTGATTCCAGTGTATGTATTACGCAGGATTGGAAGTAATGCATACACAACTAATGCAATGATGGCAGGGACTGTACCAATTCCGAATAACGGAATCATTAGACCTAATAATGCCAGTGACGGTATCGTCTGCATCAC is a window from the Staphylococcus sp. IVB6181 genome containing:
- the hisC gene encoding histidinol-phosphate transaminase; the encoded protein is MKEQINQLSAYQPGLSPRALKEEFGLDIELHKLASNENLYGPSPKAKEAIRSHVDEVLYYPETGAPTLRKDIAKALGINENRILFGAGLDEVILMISRAVLTPGDKIVTSQGTFGQYYHNAIVEAAEVVQVPLKDNGQFDLDGILAEVDEDTALVWICNPNNPTGNYVTHAELEAFLEQVPSNVPVLVDEAYFEFVTAKDFPDTLKLQERFPNAFLMRTFSKAYGLAGLRIGYIIATEEAIKTYNIIRPPFNVGRLSEYAAVAAFEDQAYLKEIQQKNAAERKKFYEIPESKYFFESQTNFVFINTNRPKDLYEAFLSVGCITRPFPNGVRVTIGFPEQNDAMIEVLKNFDFEK
- the queF gene encoding preQ(1) synthase; translation: MSQQGRKKEDLQDITLLGNQNNQYDFDYRPDVLETFDNKHQGRDYFVKFNCPEFTSLCPITGQPDFATIYISYIPNIKMVESKSLKLYLFSFRNHGDFHEDCMNIIMNDLIDLMDPHYIEVWGKFTPRGGISIDPYTNYGRPDTKYEEMAEYRMMNHDLYPEKIDNR
- a CDS encoding peptide MFS transporter: MNKKQYTREEVIESTPRTGFFGHPKGLSTLFFTEFWERFSYYGMKAILVYYLYYSVAKGGFGLDESVAMQIVALYGTLIYMSGVIGGWIADRITGTQHAVFFGGILIMFGHIILSLPGSLTAVMIALLLLIIGTGLLKPNISTTVGELYNKNDNRVDAAFTIFYMGINLGALISPLLTGFLQTRVGFHAGFATAAIGMFFGLVVYWTKRKKYLNLAGLSVHNPLTKADTKKFSIIAGAIIAAFAIYLIILKSFNALSIENFSLLVTFIGIALPIYIVVYMLVSKKVTPEEKSRVGSYVPLYITSVAFWMIQEQGSTILANFADKKTELSLAKLTGGALNFDIPAAWFQSLNPIFIVALAPLFATLWVKLGKHNPPTVIKFALGAIIGGISYLIMVVPLAGGLGQGELIHPIWLVLSFLLITIGELCISPVGLATTTKLAPYAFTAQMMSLWMLSNATAQGLNAQLVVVYAKMDSGQYFLYSGLLTLVIGVLLIAISPFIRRAMKGIH
- a CDS encoding peptide MFS transporter, with translation MQNNLHNQHVQEIPQKGFFGHPKGLGVLFFVEFWERFSYYGMRALLIFYMFFAVSDGGLGMDKTTAQSVMSVYGSLIFMTSVLGGWVADRITGTRGATMYGAILIIIGHVFLSLPLAQTGLFISMFFIIVGSGLMKPNISNIVGRLYPENDKRIDSGFVIFYMSVNMGALAAPLVLNAFSKGHMFHQGFLIAAIGMSFALAIYLLFNKRNLGDVGSKPTNPLNSSEKKKYAKIAGIAVLVIALVLVITGLTGTLSFNLVSTTVLVLGIALPIAYFTIMIRSKEVTDDERSRVISFIPLFIIGVIFWSIQEQGSNVLNLYALSGTDMKLNLFGWKTDFGKTYFQSINPLFIVLLAPVLSYVWKKLGDRQPSLATKFVWGAWLAGVSYILVAVVMMTSGGNSVSVNWVILSYILCVIGELCLSPTGNSAAVKLAPKAFNSQMMSLWLLANATAQAINGTLVKLIEPLGYQNYFLFLGSLAVIIGLVTLAFVPKIVKGMRGIR
- a CDS encoding 5' nucleotidase, NT5C type, translating into MKRESIAIDMDEVLADTIKALIEEVNKRTDLGIKEALLDGNKLRHFMPEHEGVLDEVLKQPGFFKNLEVIKDSQEVVKKLAEHYDMYIATAAMDVPTSFHDKYEWLRVHFPFLDPQQFVFCGRKNIVKADYLIDDNPRQLARFTGKPVMYTAQHNIHNEDFDRVNNWKEVEAYFLGNK
- a CDS encoding ABC transporter permease/substrate-binding protein gives rise to the protein MSTFFQTLSERKGELLSTILEHIQISFIALLIACLIGVPLGILLTKTKHFSEVIINIAAVMQTIPSLALLGLMIPLFGIGTVPAIIALVVYALLPILRNTYTGIKEVDPSLVEAAKGIGMKPGRRLTKVELPIAMPIIMAGIRTAMVLIIGTATLAALIGAGGLGDLILLGIDRNNSSLILLGAIPAAILAIIFDLALRYMQKLSYKKLLITLGAILIVIVLVLVVPMLGAKGDKVTIAGKLGSEPSIITNMYKILIEDETDNTVEVKDGMGKTSFLYNALKSDDIDGYLEFTGTVLGELTKEPLKSKEEAKVYQQAKQSLEKKDGITMLKPMKYNNTYALAVKRDFAKKHGLKTIGDLEKVQNQIKPGFTLEFNDRPDGFKAVSKAYGLKFDNIRTMEPKLRYQAVKKGDINLIDAYSTDAELRQYDMVVLEDDKHVFPPYQGAPIFKESYLKDHPEIKKPLNKLAGKISDEEMQEMNYKVTVKNEDPYQVAKEYLEKEHLIEK
- a CDS encoding DMT family transporter, whose product is MDSKLKGIIAILVSAIGFSFMSLFFRLAGDLPVFQKSLARNLVAMLIPLYFLYKYKQPMFGKLSSQPLLISRSTLGLIGVLLNIYAIDHMLLSDADTLMKLNPFWTILLSLIFLHEKVRKYQITAMLVAIVGMLFVVQPQFSSEMIPAVAGLFSGIFAASAYTCVRALSTREAPYTIVFYFSFFSIVALIPFVLFTYQPMSGLQIIYLVGAGLSAAVGQIGITLAYSFAPAKDISIFTYASIIFTALMGIVIFGESPDLYATLGYVIIISASYYMFEKARRQSKNHPKPQHKGGK